The genomic window TCCATCGCCTTCTACGCCAAGCTCTTCGGCGCCGAGCCCGCCAAGCTCCGCGACGGCTACGCCAATTTCGCCATCGCCGAGCCCCCGCTCAAGCTCGTCCTCATCGAGGGCGACGCGGACGGGACGACGCACATGGACCACCTCGGCGTCGAGGTCGACAGCACCGACGCCGTCCACGCCGCCACCACTCGGCTCACCGAAGCCGGTCTGGCCACCATCGAGGAGAGTGACACGTCCTGTTGCTATGCCCTCCAGGACAAGGTCTGGGTCCACGGCCCCGGCCAGGAGCCGTGGGAGGTGTACGTCGTCAAGGCCGACGGCGACGCCCTGACCAGGCGGGAGGACAGCGCCTGCTGCGCCGCTCCGGCCGCTGGCGGCAGCAGCACGGGCGGACCGGTCGCAGCCGGCTGCTGCTGATACGACGAGGACGGGGCCGGCGGTGACGTGATGGGACCGTCGCCGGCATCAGGCGCGGGTCAGCCCGGGTACGGGTCGTAGCAGTCCGGGGCCGGGTGGTAGAGCACGTGCCAGGTGCTCGGGTCGACGACGCCGCTGCGGGGCAGGCCGTGGCAGCCCTGGATCCACCGGATCTTGTCGAGCAGGCGGCCGTCGAAGACACCGTCCACGGTGAGCTTGGGCGGTTCGCCTCCCCAGCGGTTGCTCAGGCACTGCGCCTGCCGGACAGCGTGGCCGTCCCGGCCGTGCAGAAGGACGGGGCGGTCCGTCGACGCGGCGTAGGAACATCCTTCTTGCGCGGGCGCGGCCACGGCCTGCGGCGCAGCGCCGCCCAGGGACGCGGCCAGGAACAGGACGGCGCCTCCAGCGATGAGTCCGCACTGCCGCATATGACCTCCCCTTTTCGTCCGTTCGGCCCGGCCGGCTTGCGCGGCGCGGAATCCGGAGTACGTCGTGCCGCCCATCCTCCCCGGTCCCCGTACGACCCGCGACTCGACGTCGAGGGCGAGCAGGCGCGACGCCACCGCGGCAGGCAGGCAGGGAGACAGGCAGGCGCCCGCCGACGCATGAGCCGGAACCAGGGGAGCAGCGCTCGGCCGGCCCGGGCCAGTCATGTCATCCTCATATATGGATTACCTTGCCGCTAAACCATCCTGGCGTGTCGTGTTTTCGGTGTAACGGTCCTGGAAATGCTCGCTGCGGAGAAATTCTCACGAACGCATCTCCGTGCAGGAGAAGGGGTCGGTGAAGGGCTGTGAATCTCGCGCCCCCCGGACACGAATATCAGCCGGGCGAAGAAAGTGATGTACACGCGCTGCGCCCGGTCCATGAAATCTGCGGCAGGGACCAGCCGTGGCTGACACCGGAAGACGTTCACAATCAGGTGTTCACCACCGTGCGCCTGCGTGAAGGCTACGACCTCGGTGAGATCGACGGTTTCCTCGGCCGGGTGGAAGGCACCCTGACGGCCCTCTACCGGGACAACGCGACCCTGCGTGCCGATCTGGAGGCCGCCGCACGCGCCGCCGAGCGCACGGCAGTTCGGGGCGGCGGCGCCGAGCGCATCGTCGCCCTCGCCCAGAAGGTGGCCGACGAGGCCGTTGCCGAGGCGTTCGAGAAGGCCGAGCAGATCGTGAAGGAAGCCGAGACCCGCGCGGCATCGGTCGAACGGCGGGCACGCGACCAAGTGGCCGGGATCCAGCGCGAGGTCAGCCATCTCAGCGAGTTCGCGGCACAGTTCCGCGGGCGCCTCCAGACGAGCCTGCGGACGCAGATGCAGGCAGTGGAAGAGCAGCTCAACAGGCTGGATGCCGCCATCGACCCCGCGCCACCTGTCTCTGGAGCCGGCCGCCACGAGACGGCGGTCACGATGCTTCACCATGGCGGTCCCGACAGTTGGCGAGTCGGCGCGCAACGGGACGGACACATCACCGACGAACACCGGGCCTGAGCGCCCGACAGCGCGCCCTGCGGGCTCTGAAAAGGCGCCACCGGCGGCGCCGCAGTGGACGGTTCGTCAAGCACCGGCAGGTTCACAGCTTTTCCCCGAGGAATCTTCGCCGTGATCTCACCATTCCCGGAAATGGAACACAAGGGTGGTAAACGTGGCGTCGACGTATGCGCGACTTCCTGTCCATCTCGGAGATGACACACCGAACCCGGCCGGTGAAACCCTCGGGCAGAATCCCCTCGACGCAGGTGCGTGGATCGCGGTGCTGATCATCTGCATCGCGACACTCATCGGGGCCTGGCTCGCGCGGCGCAACGCGGAACGTATCGGCCTGTGGCTTTCCATCGCCTCGGCGGTCATGCTCGTCACCGCAGTGACGGACATCGTCCCGGACGTGTTGAGGGGTTCGCTCGCAACCGGTCTGCCGCTCTGGGCGCCAGGCCTGTCCGCCGCCGTCGGCTTCCTCGTGGTCTCGTACTTCACCCGTAAGGGCTGCGGACACGGCCACGAGCACGCGTTCGCACAGCGCCCCGGCCGGCACGCACCCGGCCGTCACAGACGAGTGAAGCAAGCAGTCGGCGCGATCGCTTTCGGCGGTATGGGAACGGCTGCCGCGCTCAGCACCCACCGGGTCGTCGAAGGCGCGACGCTGGCACTGATCGTCTCTCTGCCGATCATCCTCGCGCTGACCATCCACTCGGCCAGCGAAGGGCTCGCTCTCACCGCCATGCTCGGCGAGGCGAGGGAGCGGCTCTCGCCCTGGCTGGTGACCTCCGCGGTCAGCCCGGCCGTCGGGGTCGTCGTGGCCACGGTCCGGCCGCTGCCGATGACGGTTGTACCGATGCTGCTGGCGCTGGTCGGTGGTGTGCTGCTGCGCACCGCGATCGTTGGGCGCAGGCTCGCCGCGAGCAAACGGAGGTCCGGGGAGCTGCGCCGTCGGCACATGGCGATCTCCATCGCCGCGGCCTCCGCCATCGGAACCCTCATGGTGATGGCGCACTGACGCCGGAACACCGCGAAGGGCGCCCCGGGTTGAATCCCCCAGCACGGGAACGCCCGGTCGAGACCGTCCGGGGCCGCCATGGGCTCATCCCGTACGCGCAGAAGTCGAGCGTGACGGCGACCGCCTGGATGGACACCCTGTGGGACCCGACGGCACGCCTGCTGCGCGCCCCGGCCTCGCAGGCGCCGCACACCCACATGGTCCGCGAGACGATCTGGTACGCCGTGGGACTGCTCACCCGGGCGGGACGTCGGACGGGGCGCGCGCCGTCGTGGCGATAGAGGGGGTCCTGGCACACCAGTTCACGCTTCCCGGACATGTCGCACACGGCTCATGGCGCCGCCGGCCCGACGAGCCGGACCCGGCTCCCGACGCCGCGGACCACGCGCACGACTGGTGCTTCGCACCCTGCTTCGCCCTCCTCGCGATCACACCACCCGCGGGTGTCACCGCGCGGCTGACGGTCTTCTCCGGGTGCCGCCACGTGGCCACGACCGTCACGACCGCGCCGCGCAGGGTCGCTACGTCGTGGATCGGCGAGCGGCATCTGATCGGCGCCCAGGACTCCGGCGGCTCCCTCGAAAGGTGGGACGACCAGTACTGCCCGGTCGCGGTGCACTGGCAGACACCGGGCACCCCGCACGGCGTCCACTGGCTGAGGGCGGCTCCCGGGACCCCGGTCGACGCCGCCGTCGACGAGGAAGGAACCCTGCGGCTCACCCACTACGCCCACCGGAACGGGGAGCCTCTGCGCTTCGTGGTGCACGCACCGCAGTCCGCACCGCAGTCCGCGCCGGACGACGTGACGGCCGGCCACTGGCGTTTGCCCGGGCTGACCGTACGGGTGGAATCGGCCGCGGGCTTCGACGCCGTCGTCTCGCGGTCGGGCGACCTCCTCCACATCGCGTACGCGCCGCACGAGGGCGCGGCGGAGTTCCTCCTGCGCTTCACCCCGGTCTGAGGCCGCACCGACGGGCCGGGCCACAGCATCAACGCACGCACAGGGCACCGCCGGGCCATGCGTCGGCGTAGCTGTGGGCGCCTCCCGTGAGTTGTAACCGGGTGTTCCAACTGCTCAGGCTGCCGCTTGCCAGGCGTTGACGAGTGAGCGGACGGACGGGAACCGGTGCTCCGGGGTGGCTGCGGTCGCCGTCCTGATGACCTCCAGCTGGTCAGGCGTGCCGCGCCACTGCTTCTCCTCGTCGCCGGCATCCAGGAGGAGACGGAGGGCACGTCCCAGAGTGAACACGGTTGTCCGGATGTCGATCAACGAGTCGCGCACGGATTCCTCCGGCGCCACGTACGTCGAGGTGACAGCCACCGATGACGGCGCCAGGCAGCTGACCGTCGCGGAGTTCAGCCGCTCGTTGGACCCGACGCGGAGGACGCGCGGGCAGTCGCCCGGCGGACGCTGGTCGAGCACGCGATGTGCGACTGAGAAGTCGACTCCTCCGGTGGTGGAGGACAACTTCCGTCGTAGGCTGAATCTCGCACGTGAGGGACAGGAGGCTGACGTGGCCGGGACGACGCTGAGCGAGACGACGGTGGCCGAGGTGATGGCCGAGCTGGCCGAGCTCGACGACCCGAAGACACGCGCGGTGAACGAGAAACACGGTGACGATCACGGTGTGAACCTCGGCAAGCTGCGCGCGATCGCTAAGCGGCTGAAGACGCAGCAGGAACTCGCGCGCCGGCTCTGGGAGACGGACGACACCGCGGCGAGACTGCTGGCGATCCTGATCTGCCGCCCGAAGGCGTTCGAGCGTGACGAGTTGGACGTCATGTTGCGCGAGGCGCGCACACCCAAGGTGCACGACTGGCTCGTGAACTACGTGGTGAAGAAGAACCCGCACTCCGAAGAGCTGCGCCTGGCGTGGTTTGCCGATCCGGATCCGGTGGTCGCGAGTGCCGGCTGGGCCCTGACCACCGAACGCGTGGCGAAGAAGCCCGAGGGCCTCGACCTCGCAGGACTGCTCGACGTCATCGAGGCGGAGATGAAAGACGCCCCGGATCGTCTGCAGTGGGCGATGAACCACTGCCTGGCTCAGATCGGGATCGAGCACCCCGAGCACCGCACCCGTGCACTCGACATCGGTGAGCGCCTGGAGGTGCTCAAGGACTACCCGACCTCCCCGGGCTGCACGTCTCCGTTCGCGCCCGTCTGGATCACCGAGATGGTGCGCCGACAGCCCGGTAAGTAGGACGGAAGGTTCGCGCTCGCGCTCACGCTCGTGCCGCTACGCCCTCGAAACGACTGCTTGATGTTGCCGTTGACATCATTGTTGTCGCCGTCTGCATTGGGGGAAGGTGGCCTGGAGGACGAACTGTCCGGGTACGAGGCGTGCTTCTTCTGCCTCGGGGTCTCCTCGGCAGGCATGACGGAGGAGGCGTGCCACCGCGCCATCTACGCGATCGCCGCACCCCACTACCCGCTCCTTCGGAGGCTTCCGCCGAACCAGGTCACGTCCACAGAGCGGTTGGGACGCGCGATGATCGCCGTCGCGGCGGACGGAGCGCCGCACCGACTGCTCGGCACCCGTGAGATCAACAGCGCCGCGGCCTGGCCCTGACGGCCTCCGGCGCCCCGTTCGGCAATTCCGACCGCGCCCCCGCCGACTGGCGGGGGTGTGGCCCGTCGATCGGCGGGGATTCTCCAACGAGTGGGCGGGGGAATGGGTTTCTGCTGTGACAGGGGATTGAATCTCCAGTATGTTTCCGTATAGCGCTGCTGTGAGCTATTTGGGCCGATCAGAGGGGTCTTCATCGGTCATCGGAGCAGGCTTCCTTGTGTCAGGTACGGAATTGCCGCAGCAGGAAAATAATCTGCCCGTTCATCCCTACCGGAGCGAGCGCCGCCCGGCGCTGAAATCGGGACTGATGGAGCGGCCGATACCGCAGTTTCCAGGACTGCGGGGGAGAGCCAGGCGATTCCGACGGAGAATCCACACAGTTGTAGTCGTGAACGGTGGGTGACGCGTGATTTCGCCTCCCGTGACCGGATCATTACCGATGGTCTCCTGCTTCTCGGCTGTATGCCGCCCGACTGCTTCCTCCGGTACGGACGCGTGCTGCAGAGACCGGTGCAAGCCGGAAAGCCCTGGAGGGAGCTGTCGTGACGCATTCGGCAACGGCCGGCACCGAGACGTTGCTGGCCGAGGTGCTGGCGGGCGTCCTGCGTGTGGAGCGGGTGGCGGTCGATGGGCATTTCTTCACTGATCTGGGTGCGGATTCCCTGGTGATGGCGCAGTTCTGTGCGCGGGTGCGGAAACGGGACGATCTGCCGGCGGTGTCGATGAAGGACGTCTACCGTCACTCGACGATTGAGAGCCTGGCCGCCGCGTTCCCGGACACGGCCCCTGCCGCTACGGACAAGGCCCCGACCGCCACGGACACGGCCCCCGCCGCCGACTCCACCGCCACGGGCATGGTGGCCGAGCCGCCGACCGGGTCACCGACCGGGTCGCCGCCCGGGGCCGGTCCGTGGCGCTACGTACTGTGCGGGGCGGCCCAGCTGCTGACGTTCCTCGGCTTCTCCTGCCTCGCCGCCGTCGTCGCCTTCCGCGGCTACACCTGGATCGCGGCGGGCTCCGGGACGGCCGACGTCTATCTGCGGGCGGTCGCGTTCGGGGCGGTGCTCCTCTTCGGGCTGTGCGCCCTTCCCATCGCGGCCAAGTGGATACTTATCGGCCGCTTCACGCCCCGCAGGATCCCCGTGTGGAGCTTTGCCTACCTGCGCTTCTGGTGGGTCAGGACGCTCATCCGAACCAGCCCGGCGCGCCTGTTCGCCGGATCGCCGCTGTACGTGCTGTACCTGAGAGTCCTCGGTGCGCACATCGGAAAGGGCGTCAGCATCTTCACGCGCTTCGTTCCGGCCTGCACCGACCTGCTTTCCATAGGCGACGGCACAGTTGTCCGGAAGGACGCGCTCCTGTCCGGCTACCGGGCGCACGACGGCTGGATCGAGATGGGCCCGGTCACCCTCGGCGCGGACGTGACCGTCAGTGAGCAGGCGGTCCTCGACATCAGGACGTCGATGGGCGAGTCGTCCCAGCTGGGCCACGCCTCCTCCCTGCATCCAGGGCAGACCGTGCCGGCCGGTGAGGCATGGCACGGCACACCGGCGCGGCCTGCGAGCACCGACTACCGGGCCGTCGAGCCCGTGGCGTGCGGCACTCTGCGCAGGGCCCTCTACAGCCTGTGGCGTCTGACGGCCATCGTGCTGGTGTACCTGCCGCTGACGGTGGCCGGTGTGACCCTGGTCCTGTCCGCCGCGCCGCAGCTGGACGCGGTGGTTTCCTCCGGCCCGCCGGTCTTCACCAGCCTGGCGTTCTTCCTCGATGCGCTCGTCGTCTCCCTGGTCGTCTTCTTCGGCGGCCTGCTCGCGGGACTGCTGACGATGAGCACGGTGCCGCGGCTGCTCAGCCTGGTGATCGAGCGGGGCAGGATCTATCCGCTGTACGGCTTCCACTACGGCATCCAGCGGGCGGTCACGCGGATGACCAACATCAGGTTCTTCACCACGCTGTTCGGGGACAGCTCAGCGATCGTGCACTACCTGCGGTCCCTCGGCTACGACCTGTGCCGTTTCAAGCAGACGGGGTCGAACTTCGGCCTGCTGGTCAAGTACGACTCCCCCTACCTGAGCCAGGTCGGCAGGGGAACGATGATCGCCGACGGTCTCTCGGTCATCAACGCCGACTTCTCCAGTACGTCGTTCCGCTCCTCCCGGGCCGTGATCGGGGCGAAGAGCTTCCTCGGCAACAACATTGTCTATCCCCCGCGCGCCCGGACCGGCGACAACTGCCTGCTCGCGACGAAGGTCATGGTCCCCATCGAGGGACCGGTGCGCGAGGGCGTCGGCCTGCTGGGCTCACCCAGCTTCGAGATCCCGCGAACCGTGCTCCGCGACAGCAGGCTCGACCACTTCGCCCGTGGCGACGAACTGTGTCGCCGACTCGCCGCCAAGAACAAGCACAACGCCTCCACCGCCGGCCTGTTCCTGCTGATGCGGTGGGTCCACTTCTTCGTGCTCACCCTCATCGCCATGGCCGCCTTCGACCTCTACCACGCGCTCGGCCCGGTGGTGTTCGCCATGTCCGGCCTGCTCACGCTGACGTTCACCGTCGGCTACTTCGCGCTGGTCGAACGGGCCGTCACGGGATTCCGCCCGCTCAGGCCGCTGTACTGCTCGATCTACGAGCCGGCCTTCTGGGCGCACGAGCGTTTCTGGAAGCTGGGCGCGATACACCGGTACATGCAGGTCTTCAACGGCACCCCGTTCAAGTCCCTGGTCTGGCGGCTGCTGGGCGTCAGGATCGGCCGCCGGGTCTTCGACGACGGCTGCTCGCTGGCCGAGCGCACCCTCGTCACCATCGGGGACGGCTGCACCCTCAACGCCGGGACCGTCATCCAGTGCCACTCCCAGGAGGACGGCGCCTTCAAGTCCGACCACATCAGCATCGGCGCGAACGTGACCCTCGGGGTAGGCGCGTTCGTGCACTA from Streptomyces formicae includes these protein-coding regions:
- a CDS encoding ArsI/CadI family heavy metal resistance metalloenzyme yields the protein MSRVQLALRVPDLEASIAFYAKLFGAEPAKLRDGYANFAIAEPPLKLVLIEGDADGTTHMDHLGVEVDSTDAVHAATTRLTEAGLATIEESDTSCCYALQDKVWVHGPGQEPWEVYVVKADGDALTRREDSACCAAPAAGGSSTGGPVAAGCC
- a CDS encoding peptidoglycan-binding domain-containing protein is translated as MASRLLALDVESRVVRGPGRMGGTTYSGFRAAQAGRAERTKRGGHMRQCGLIAGGAVLFLAASLGGAAPQAVAAPAQEGCSYAASTDRPVLLHGRDGHAVRQAQCLSNRWGGEPPKLTVDGVFDGRLLDKIRWIQGCHGLPRSGVVDPSTWHVLYHPAPDCYDPYPG
- a CDS encoding DivIVA domain-containing protein, translating into MTPEDVHNQVFTTVRLREGYDLGEIDGFLGRVEGTLTALYRDNATLRADLEAAARAAERTAVRGGGAERIVALAQKVADEAVAEAFEKAEQIVKEAETRAASVERRARDQVAGIQREVSHLSEFAAQFRGRLQTSLRTQMQAVEEQLNRLDAAIDPAPPVSGAGRHETAVTMLHHGGPDSWRVGAQRDGHITDEHRA
- a CDS encoding ZIP family metal transporter, with protein sequence MASTYARLPVHLGDDTPNPAGETLGQNPLDAGAWIAVLIICIATLIGAWLARRNAERIGLWLSIASAVMLVTAVTDIVPDVLRGSLATGLPLWAPGLSAAVGFLVVSYFTRKGCGHGHEHAFAQRPGRHAPGRHRRVKQAVGAIAFGGMGTAAALSTHRVVEGATLALIVSLPIILALTIHSASEGLALTAMLGEARERLSPWLVTSAVSPAVGVVVATVRPLPMTVVPMLLALVGGVLLRTAIVGRRLAASKRRSGELRRRHMAISIAAASAIGTLMVMAH
- a CDS encoding DNA alkylation repair protein, translated to MAELAELDDPKTRAVNEKHGDDHGVNLGKLRAIAKRLKTQQELARRLWETDDTAARLLAILICRPKAFERDELDVMLREARTPKVHDWLVNYVVKKNPHSEELRLAWFADPDPVVASAGWALTTERVAKKPEGLDLAGLLDVIEAEMKDAPDRLQWAMNHCLAQIGIEHPEHRTRALDIGERLEVLKDYPTSPGCTSPFAPVWITEMVRRQPGK
- a CDS encoding Pls/PosA family non-ribosomal peptide synthetase: MTHSATAGTETLLAEVLAGVLRVERVAVDGHFFTDLGADSLVMAQFCARVRKRDDLPAVSMKDVYRHSTIESLAAAFPDTAPAATDKAPTATDTAPAADSTATGMVAEPPTGSPTGSPPGAGPWRYVLCGAAQLLTFLGFSCLAAVVAFRGYTWIAAGSGTADVYLRAVAFGAVLLFGLCALPIAAKWILIGRFTPRRIPVWSFAYLRFWWVRTLIRTSPARLFAGSPLYVLYLRVLGAHIGKGVSIFTRFVPACTDLLSIGDGTVVRKDALLSGYRAHDGWIEMGPVTLGADVTVSEQAVLDIRTSMGESSQLGHASSLHPGQTVPAGEAWHGTPARPASTDYRAVEPVACGTLRRALYSLWRLTAIVLVYLPLTVAGVTLVLSAAPQLDAVVSSGPPVFTSLAFFLDALVVSLVVFFGGLLAGLLTMSTVPRLLSLVIERGRIYPLYGFHYGIQRAVTRMTNIRFFTTLFGDSSAIVHYLRSLGYDLCRFKQTGSNFGLLVKYDSPYLSQVGRGTMIADGLSVINADFSSTSFRSSRAVIGAKSFLGNNIVYPPRARTGDNCLLATKVMVPIEGPVREGVGLLGSPSFEIPRTVLRDSRLDHFARGDELCRRLAAKNKHNASTAGLFLLMRWVHFFVLTLIAMAAFDLYHALGPVVFAMSGLLTLTFTVGYFALVERAVTGFRPLRPLYCSIYEPAFWAHERFWKLGAIHRYMQVFNGTPFKSLVWRLLGVRIGRRVFDDGCSLAERTLVTIGDGCTLNAGTVIQCHSQEDGAFKSDHISIGANVTLGVGAFVHYGTTVGDHAQLAADSFLMKGEEVPSQARWSGNPAGEVDTVDNPEDAASAPAATAATAGRGARG